The nucleotide sequence GAGCGCGAAGGACTACTGCCCGAACCGACGCGACGCACGTCCGGTTACCGCCAGTACCCGGCCGACGCCGTGACGCGGGTACAATTTATTCGCCGCGCACAGCTCCTCGGCTTCCAGCTCAAAGACATCAAGGAACTGCTCGCGCTACGCGACGATCCCGGCGCTGATCGCCAGGAGGTGCGCGCGAAGGCGGTGGCCAAGTTAGCCGACATCGACCAGCGCATTCGCGACCTGGAGGCGATGCGCACCGACCTGACTCAACTCGTTGCGACCTGCCACGGTTCCGGGCCGGTGGTCGGTTGCCCGATCCTCACCGCAATCGCTCGCACCGAGTGACACCGATTGCGCGTTCCCAAAGTTTCTCCCACTCACCGCTTGACTCCGTACTTAGGTACGGACCGTAAACTTCAAGCAGTGAGACACGAAACGTTCGGAGTGAACGCGCCATGACAACCCACAACCATAACAGCGGGAACCGCCCTGCCCTCTCGTTACCACTCGCGCAGGAACCGACGATCGACCCCGTGTGCGGAATGACCGTCTATCCCCCCACAGCGGCCGGTTCTACCACCCACGCGGGAACGACGTACCACTTTTGCAGCCGGCACTGTTTAGCGAAATTCGAGGCCGACCCCGCCCGGTTCACGTCTTCCACGTCCGTACCTGAAGCTCACTCGTGCTGTGGCGGAGCGAAGGCCGAGCATCA is from Gemmata palustris and encodes:
- a CDS encoding heavy metal-responsive transcriptional regulator, giving the protein MTLTSGQVAKQAGVGVETLRFYEREGLLPEPTRRTSGYRQYPADAVTRVQFIRRAQLLGFQLKDIKELLALRDDPGADRQEVRAKAVAKLADIDQRIRDLEAMRTDLTQLVATCHGSGPVVGCPILTAIARTE